The Actinomycetota bacterium genome has a segment encoding these proteins:
- a CDS encoding ABC transporter ATP-binding protein: MADTKVQAGARQAVPSEDGLAAIELVGVEKEFTAGGHDVRAVERVDLRIAEGEFFSLLGPSGCGKTTTLRMIAGFEEPTNGQILLHGRDMVGVPPFRRDVNMVFQQYALFPHMDVFENVAFGLRRKKVGKDEIKRRVAEALALVELEGREKRKPRQLSGGQQQRVALARALVNRPRALLLDEPLGALDLKLRQAMQLELKRIQREVGITFVYVTHDQEEALTMSDRLVVMNAGRIEQLGTPRELYEHPATRFVANFIGTSNIITGRLERRGDAWALAGMGPDRRVLVADAGDAREGQDVELAIRPEKIVLRTEQDPPSPDRTALKVKVDEVVYLGTSTQYRTVTDGGEAIAVYRQNASATPGADVLAGQVGWLEWPAEHSYVLGGGTKEEALP; this comes from the coding sequence CGAAGGTCCAGGCGGGCGCCCGCCAGGCCGTCCCCTCCGAGGACGGCCTGGCCGCGATCGAGCTGGTCGGGGTGGAGAAGGAGTTCACCGCCGGGGGCCACGACGTCCGGGCTGTCGAGCGGGTTGACCTCAGGATCGCCGAGGGCGAGTTCTTCTCGCTGCTGGGCCCCTCGGGCTGCGGCAAGACGACCACCCTGCGGATGATCGCCGGCTTCGAGGAGCCGACCAACGGCCAGATCCTGCTCCACGGCCGCGACATGGTCGGCGTCCCGCCGTTCCGGCGCGACGTCAACATGGTCTTCCAGCAGTACGCCCTCTTCCCCCACATGGACGTCTTCGAGAACGTGGCCTTCGGCCTGCGGCGCAAGAAGGTCGGCAAGGACGAGATCAAGCGGCGGGTGGCCGAGGCGCTGGCCCTGGTCGAGCTGGAGGGCCGCGAGAAGCGCAAGCCGCGCCAGCTCTCCGGCGGCCAGCAGCAGCGGGTCGCCCTGGCCAGGGCCCTGGTCAACCGGCCACGGGCCCTGCTGCTGGACGAGCCGCTCGGCGCCCTCGACCTCAAGCTGCGCCAGGCGATGCAGCTGGAGCTGAAACGGATTCAGCGGGAGGTGGGGATTACCTTCGTGTACGTCACCCACGACCAGGAGGAGGCCCTGACCATGTCCGACCGGCTGGTGGTGATGAACGCCGGCCGGATCGAGCAGCTCGGCACCCCGCGCGAGCTGTACGAGCACCCGGCGACCCGCTTCGTGGCCAACTTCATCGGGACGTCGAACATCATCACCGGGCGGCTGGAGCGCAGGGGCGACGCCTGGGCGCTGGCCGGGATGGGCCCGGACCGGCGGGTGCTGGTCGCCGACGCCGGCGACGCCCGCGAGGGCCAGGACGTCGAGCTGGCCATCCGGCCCGAGAAGATCGTGCTGCGGACCGAGCAGGACCCACCCTCGCCCGACCGCACCGCCCTCAAGGTCAAGGTCGACGAGGTCGTCTACCTCGGCACCTCGACCCAGTACCGCACGGTGACCGATGGCGGCGAGGCCATCGCCGTGTACCGTCAGAACGCGTCCGCCACCCCCGGAGCGGACGTGCTCGCCGGCCAGGTGGGATGGCTGGAATGGCCCGCGGAGCACTCCTATGTGCTCGGTGGCGGCACCAAGGAGGAAGCTCTGCCGTGA
- a CDS encoding spermidine/putrescine ABC transporter substrate-binding protein: MTRNRPLDPAWVRGMTMPRISRRAALRGAGLLSASAFLAACGVEGSGGGDEAPQASGFWASQTKAGVLNFANWPLYMDQEKQGGKTVYPSLQDFTKETGIKVTYKEVIEDNDSFLGKITPSLQAGQDTGWDLIVITNGGPIEKLIRQNFLIELDHSKLPTFAKNAAQSVKNPSYDPGNKFTVPWQSGLVGLAYNPKLTKREITSWQDLKDPAFKGKITMFGDDVDFPTSVMIMLGIDPATSTEEDWRRAAEEAEKLRPQLREFVDNSGMIDAMSSGNAWLSQAYSGDVYQLNNSGSPDIKFVIPTEGATYWTDNMAIPKAAKHPLDAITYMDYVYRPEVAAMLTEYIAYITPVQAAKDIIQADAAKAEGEDKAYLDDLVTNPLVFPSDEELAKTKRYRSLTVEEEQVWDSIFQPIVQS, encoded by the coding sequence GTGACCAGGAACCGACCGCTCGACCCCGCCTGGGTGCGGGGAATGACCATGCCCCGGATCAGCCGCCGCGCCGCCCTCCGAGGGGCCGGCCTGCTCAGCGCCTCCGCCTTCCTCGCCGCCTGCGGCGTGGAGGGGTCGGGCGGCGGCGACGAGGCGCCCCAGGCCTCGGGGTTCTGGGCCAGCCAGACCAAGGCCGGCGTCCTCAACTTCGCCAACTGGCCCCTGTACATGGACCAGGAGAAGCAGGGCGGCAAGACCGTCTACCCCTCGCTCCAGGACTTCACCAAGGAGACGGGGATCAAGGTCACCTACAAAGAGGTCATCGAGGACAACGACTCCTTCCTCGGCAAGATCACCCCCTCGCTCCAGGCCGGCCAGGACACCGGCTGGGACCTGATCGTGATCACCAACGGCGGGCCGATCGAGAAGCTCATCCGCCAGAACTTCCTGATCGAGCTCGACCACTCCAAGCTGCCCACGTTCGCCAAGAACGCCGCCCAGTCGGTCAAGAACCCCAGCTACGACCCGGGCAACAAGTTCACTGTGCCCTGGCAGTCGGGACTGGTCGGGCTGGCCTACAACCCCAAGCTGACCAAGCGGGAGATCACCAGCTGGCAGGACCTCAAGGACCCCGCCTTCAAGGGCAAGATCACCATGTTCGGCGACGACGTCGACTTCCCGACCTCGGTCATGATCATGCTGGGCATCGATCCGGCCACGTCGACCGAGGAGGACTGGAGGCGGGCCGCCGAGGAGGCCGAGAAGCTGCGGCCCCAGTTGCGGGAGTTCGTCGACAACTCCGGCATGATCGACGCCATGAGCTCGGGCAACGCCTGGCTCTCGCAGGCCTACTCGGGCGACGTCTACCAGCTGAACAACTCCGGCTCGCCCGACATCAAGTTCGTGATCCCCACCGAGGGGGCCACCTACTGGACCGATAACATGGCCATCCCCAAGGCCGCCAAGCACCCCCTGGACGCCATCACCTACATGGATTACGTGTACCGGCCGGAGGTGGCGGCCATGCTGACCGAGTACATCGCCTACATCACCCCGGTCCAGGCGGCCAAGGACATCATCCAGGCCGACGCGGCCAAGGCCGAGGGCGAGGACAAGGCCTACCTGGACGACCTGGTCACCAACCCGCTGGTCTTCCCGAGCGACGAAGAACTGGCCAAGACCAAGCGCTACCGCTCCCTCACCGTGGAAGAGGAGCAGGTGTGGGACTCGATCTTCCAGCCGATCGTCCAGTCCTGA